The genomic segment GCGATGAAGGGGGTCTCGTCACGCGCGTAGGACTCCAGGCCGTCGGCGGCGGCGACGATGGCGTCGGGGCCCAGCTCGGCCTCCAGGAGCCGGCGGACCGCGACGGGGTCGAACGGGCGCGGGGACGGACCCATCTGCAGGCGCTCGCGCCCGGCGCGCCGGCCTAGCGGTAGAGCAGGACCGGGTCCGTGGCCGCGCGCAGGATGCCGTCGGTCGTGCTGCCGACGATCAGCTCGCGCACGCGGCTGTGGCCGTAGGCCCCCATGATGATCAGGTCGCAGGCCTCGCGCTGGGCCACCTGGAGGATCCCCTCGACGGGCGAGCCGCTCTCGAGCAGCGCCTTGACCCGCAGGCGGTGCGGCTCGAGGTAGGACTCGGCCTCGCCGAGGGTCGCCCGGCCCTCGCGCTCGTCGGAGGAGACGCAGACCACCACCAGCGGCAGATCCAGGCCCGCCGCGAGCGTCGCCGCCAGGCCGAGGGCGCGGTTGGCGGTGCGGCTGCCGTCGTACGCGGCGAGGATGCGCGTGACCGGCCGCTCCTGCCGGGGCGTGACGAGCACCGGCTTGGCGCAGCCGCGCACCACCTCCTCGACGGTCGAGCCGAGCAAGAAGCCGCTCCAGCTGGCGTGCTCGCCGCGGCGGCCGGCGACGATCGCGTCGTGGGAGGCCGCCGCGTCGCAGATGACGCGGCTGACGACGCCGGTCTCGGAGCGCGTGGCGCACTCCAGGCCCGCGGCGCGCACGGTGGCGGCGTGCGTCTCGAGGATGACGCGCGCCTTCTCGATGAGGGCGTCGCGCACCTGCTGCTGCAGGTCGAGATACGGCACGACCCCGACGATCCCGGAGAGATCGGCGAGGAACGGGCCCTCGAGCGAGACGATGTCGACGACCGACAGCAGGGTGATGCGCGCCGAGGCGCGCCGGGCGAGCGCGATGGCGTAGCCCACCGCGGCGGCCGAGTAATCGGAGCCGTCGACCGTCACCAGGTAGCTCTTGAGCATCGCGCTTCTCCCCTCCCTGCCGCCCGCCTGGCCTGCCGGGCTAGTAGGCCACGGTGACCGAGGTCATGGTCACCGGCTCCAGCGGCTTGTCCATCTGGTTGCGCGGCACGCTCACGATCTTGTTGACGACGTCCAGCCCCTCGACCACCTCGCCGAAGATCGAGTACTGGCCGTCGAGGTAGGGCGCCGCCGCGACCATGATGAAGAACTGCGAGCCGGCGCTGTTCGGGTCGTTGGTGCGCGCCATCGAGAGGATGCCCGCGGTGTGCTTCTTGACCTTCGAGAACTCCGCCGGGATGGTGTAGCCCGGGCCGCCGGTGCCGTTGCCGCTCGGGTCCCCGCCCTGGATCATGAAGCCGGGGATCACGCGGTGGAACGGGGTGCCGTCGTAGAAGCCGGCCTCGGCCAGCGTGATGAAGTTCTTGACGTGGATCGGGGCGACGTCGGGGAAGAACTTGACGACGATCTTCCCGAACTTCGTGGTGATCGTCGCGCGCGCCTTCTCGTACTTCGCCAGCTCCTCCTTCGTCGGCGGGGTCGGCTTCTCGACTTTGGGGGCGGCGAACGCCATCGTGGCGCCGACGGTCAGCAGGGCGGCGGCGAGCAGCAGCGTGGAACGGATCATGAAGATGTCTCCTTTCGCATCTGGTGGCGGACGGAATATAACACGCACCTTCACCCGCGCGCCACGGGTGCGCCGCCGCGGCCCGTGCCCCCCTCTGGCACAGGGGAGGGAAGGGGGATTTTCCGGCGGATGCGCTCCAGGTGCTCGAGGGCCAGCGGGCGCTTCCGCCGCGAGCGCAGCAGGTAGGCGGGGTGGTAGAGCGGCCAGAAGGCGACGCCCGGCCAGGCCTCCAGCGCGAAGCGGCGGCCGGCCGACTCCCCGAGGGCGACGCCCGCCGACGGCCTGAAGTGACGCAGAGCCGTGGCGCCGAGGAGCAGGACGGTGTGCGGTCGCACGAGCCGGAGCTGGCGCTCCAGGTAGGGCCGGCAGGCGGCGACCTCGTCGGGGCGGGGCACGCGGTTGGCGGGCGGGCGGCACTTGACGAGGTTCGTGATGAGCACGTCCGCGTCGGGGTCGATCCGCGCCTCCCGCAGCAGTTCGTCGAGCAGACGGCCGGCGCGGCCGACGAAGGCCCGGCCCGCGAGGTCCTCCTGCCGGCCGGGGGCCTCGCCGATTGCCAGGATGCCGGCGCGGTGGTCGCCCCGGTCGACGACGATCCGCGTGCGGTTCGCGGCCAGCGCGCAGCGACGGCAGCCGGAGTCGCGCAGCAGCCGCGCGAACGTCGGGTAGTCGGTCGCGCCGACGATCGCCTGGTAGTTCACGGGTTCGACAGCCATGGCTTTCCCTTTGGCACAGGGGGATCAAGGGGGATTTCGGTCCCCCCCCGCGGGGACCAGCTCGAAGAGCGTGATTTCCGGCGGTGCGAGGAAGCGCAGCGGGGGGCCCCAGGTGCCGGTGCCGCGGCTGACGTAGAGCAGGCCCTGCCCCGCGCGCACCACGCCCGCCGTGTGGCGGAACGAGAGGCGCACGACCCAGCGGAAGGGCCAGAGCTGCCCGTCGTGGGTGTGGCCGGAGAGCTGCAGGCCGACGCCGAGGGGCGCCGCCTCTTCCTCGAACCCGGTCGGCAGGTGCTTGAGCAGCAGCGTGAACAGCGCGGGGTCCCCCGCCGCGACGAGCTGCGCCAGCGGGCGCTGGGTGACGGACGGGTCCTGAAGCGAGCGCGGCCCCACGTACTCCAGGCCGACGAGGTTCGCCACGCCCGGGATGGCGGCGGTCTCGTCGCGCAGCACCCGGAAGCCGGCGTCACCGAGGAAGGCGACGGCCCCGCGGATCCCCGTGTAGTACTCGTGGTTCCCGGTCACGGCGTACTTGCCCAGCGGCGGCGTGATCTGCCGCCACATCACCGCGAGGGGCTCGAGGTTGGCGCCGACGGCGTCGAGCATGTCGCCCGTGGCGACGAGCAGGTCGGGGCGTGCCTCCCGAACGCGCCGGAGGATGCCGGCGAGGCGCCGCTCGCCCGCGAGGAGCCCGAGGTGCACGTCCGAGACCTGGACGACGCGCACGGGCGGGGTCCCCGGCGCGAGGCGCGGTGTCGGGACCCGCAGGCGCCGCACGCGGATGTTCTGCGCCTCGATCGCCGACCAGCCGACGATGAGGGCCGCCGCCGCCGCGATGCCGAGGAAGAGGCGGGGGCCGCCGAGGGCGGGCAGCGGCGTGCCGGGGGCGACGTGGCGGCCGATCGCCGCGGCGAGGTTCCAGAGGTCGGCGCAGAGATTGAGCCCGAACAGGTAGAGAGCGGCGCCCATCCAGACGAAGGTCACGAACTCGAGCGCACTGAGCGCCGCCGAGCCGTCGCGCAGCAGCCGCCCGAGGAAGGGCGCGAAGACCATCAGCGCGAAGAAGAGGCCGACGGCGAGGGCGCCTGCCCCGCGGAGCCCGAGCTGGCGGGTGACGCACCACCAGAGGTAGGTGTGGATGGCGGTGTAGATCGCCGTGATGACCAGGAAGAACATGGCTGTCTGCGCGCGGGGGGCGCTCACGATCGGCGCGGGTTGCAGATTCGGGGCCGGCGGCACATGTTCCCAATATACGCACTGGAGCGGCGCCGTGCGCGGCGTCGCCCGCGATCGGGTGCGGGCGGGCGTGGCGGCGACCTGACGCGGGGGACTTGACAAATACAGATATTAGAATATCCTTATATAGCGATGAACGCGACGGACAGGATGGCTCCAGCGGCCGCCAGGATCGAGCAGAAGCGCATCGAGCGCGCCGCCGAGGTCCTCAAGACGGTGGCCCACCCGGTGAGGCTGCGGATCGTCGAGATCCTCGAGTCCGGCGAGCGCAGCGTCACCGAGCTCAAGGATCTGCTGGGCGTGACGCAGCCCCTGACGTCCCAGCACCTCAGCCAGATGCGTGTCCGCGGCGTGCTCGGCTGCCGCCGGGAGGGCGCGCAGGTCTACTACTCGATCGCCGATCCCGGCGTGGTCAAGGTCATTCACTGCATCCGCCGCGGCTGAAGGCGCGCGGCGCGGAAAACGAGGAGGAGAACCCATGAGCACCCTGAAAGAGACCGTCAAGCCCGACCAGACCCTCGACGCCCGCGGCATGGGCTGCCCGATGCCCCTGCTGAAGGCCAAGAAGGCCATGGAGGCGCTCGGCGCCGGCCAGGTCCTCGAGGTCCTCGGGACCGACCCGGGCTCGAAGAACGACTTCGCGAGCTGGGCCGGGAAGACCGGCAACGAGTACCTCGGCTGGGAGGAACCGGCGGCCGGGCAGTTCAAGCACTACCTGCGCAAGAAGAAGTAGGAGGAAGAAATGGGCACCATGACGACTCTCGATCCGGAAATCCAGAAGCTCGTCGACCTGCGCGTCCAGGAGGCGCTGGCCGCCGCCGGCGTCGTGCCGGGGGCGCCCGCCCGCCGCAACCGCATGGCCATCGTGGCCTCGAAGGGCTCGATGGACATGGCCTACATGCCGCTGATCCTCGCCTCCACCGCCGGTGCGATGGACATGGAGTGCGCGATCTTCTTCACGTTCTACGGCCTGCAGATCATCCACAAGGAGCACAACAAGCACCTCAAGGTGCCGCCGCTGGCGAACCCCGCGATGCCGATGCCGGTGCCGAACATCATCGGCGTGCTCCCCGGGATGACCGCCATGGCCACGATGATGATGAAGAGCTGGATGGCAAAGGAGAAGGTGCCGACCATCCCCGCGCTGCTCGACATGTGCGTCGAGGGCGGCGTGAAGCTGCTCGGCTGCCAGATGAGCATGGACGTCATGGGCATCAAGAAGGAGCAGCTGATCGACGGCGTGGAGACCGCCGGCGCCGGCACGTTCCTCGGCTACGCGGCGGAGGCGGCGATCACGCTGTTCATCTAAAGGGCCCGGGTCGCCGGGAGGGCTTCTTCCGCCCTGGCGGCGTTGCCGGGAGGGCTGCTTGTGCGGCGGGCACCAGCCCGCCTCCGCGCGCCCTTCCCGGCTGCCTTGCCAGAACGAAAGAATCCGCTCCCGAACGACTCGGGCACCCAAGCCGATCACGGAGGGGTGCATCGGTGCTCGGCATATCCAGCGTCTACTATTCCAAGGCGATCGCCGACGGCGGCCGGCTGCTCGACGAGCTGGCCGCGCTCGGCTTCGACGGCGTCGAGCTGGAGTACCGCGTCCGCGCGGAGACGCTGCGCCAGATGGGCCGGCGCCCGGGCCGCGAGGTGCCGGTCTTCAGCGTCCACGCCTTCTTCCCGAACCCCGGGGTCGCCGGCAGCGAGGGCGCCGGCGCCAATGCCTTTCTCTTCTCTTCGAGCGACCGCGAGGAGCGGGAAGCTGCGGTGCGCCACGGCCTGGCGACGCTCGAGGCGGCCGAGCGCCTCGGCGCGCGGGCGGTCGTGCTGCACCTGGGACGGGTGCCCGTCGACAGGGAACTGCTCGCGGAGTACCGCCGCCTGGCGGCCGAGCCGGGGCCGGTGTCGCCGGAGCTGCGCGCCGCAGTGTCCGCGGTGCTCGCCGAGCGCGAGCGCCTGACCGCGGCGCACCTGGACGCGGTGCTGCGCTCGCTGGAGCGGCTCAACCGGGAGGCGGTGCGCCGCGGCCTGCTCCTCGGCGTCGAGAACCGCTACCATCCCCACGAGATCCCGAGCCACGGGGAGACGGGGGCGATCCTGCGCGAGTTCGCCGGCGGCGCGGTGCGCGCCTGGCACGACGTCGGGCACGCGCTGAACCTGGAGCGGCTCGGCGTCGGCACGCAGCGCCAGTGGCTGGAGTCGTACGGCCCGCAGCTTGCGGGGGCGCACCTGCACGACATCCGCGGCGGCGACGACCACCTGGCGCCGGGGACCGGCGAGGCCGACTTCGCGGCGCTGCTGGGCCACCTGCCGGCGGACGCGCTGCGCATCCTGGAGATCCGCCCGGACGTGGCGCGCGAGCAGGTCCTCGGCGCGCGGGATAGGCTGCGCGCTCTGGGGTACTGAGCGCCGCCCATCGCCCGGCGGGGCGCTTCGCACGGACAGCCGAAAGCGGGTAAGGTAGGCACCGGCAGACGGACCCGGAGGCACGATGAGGTCGCACACGGCAGCGCACCGCAAGCCCGACGCCCTCGTCGCGCGGCTGCAGTTCTTCGTCGTCGCGCTGCTCCTGCTGATCCTGTTCTGGACGCTGGCGTTCATGGCCGTGGAGGGGCGCAGTTTCACGGACGCGCTCTACTTCACGATGGTCACCGTCACGACCGTCGGCTACGGCGACATCCACCCCGAGTCCACCGCCGGCAAGATGATGGCGATCCTGACCATCCTCACCGGCACCGGGCTCTTCGGCGGCATGGTGGCGAGCCTGACCGAGGTGCTGCTGACCCGCCGCGAGCGCCGCGTGCGGGCGGAGAAGCTGAACATGGTCATCGGCGCGTTCTTCGCCGAGATCGGCAACACGCTGCTCGTCTATTTCTCGGATTTCGACCTCCGGCTCGAGCAGATCAAGGGGGACCTCGTCGTCAGCGGCGACTGGACGGACGAGCAGTTCCACGCCGTCGCCGACCGCATCCGCGGCTACGACTACCACGTGGACGCCGCGCAGCTCGACTTCGAGCACCTGCGCGGCGTCCTGACCTCGAAGCGCTCGTTCCTGTTGCGGCTGCTCGAGAACCCCGCGCTGGTGGAGCACGAGCTGTTCACCGACCTGCTGCTCGCGGTCTTCCACCTGGCGGAGGAGCTGACGCACCGCCACAAGCTCGCGGAGCTGCCGCCGGCCGACCAGGAGCACCTGGGGGTGGACGTGCAGCGCATCTACGGGCTGCTGGTCCACCAGTGGCTCGATCACCTGCACTACCTCAAGCTGAACTACCCGTACCTGTTCTCGCTGGCGATCCGGACGAACCCCTTCGACGAGAAGGCTTCGCCGATCGTGACGAGCTGACGGGGCCGGCAACCGGCGCCGGCGCGGGTCCTGGAATCTTCCGGGCGGAGGGGCGGCGCACATCCCGCCGCCCGCACGACGTGCTTGATTTCACAGCTTCGCTGGGCCGATACTTGTGCGACTGATCCGGCCCGTCGGCCGCTGAGGAGGATCCCATGGCGAACATCCCGGTGAAGGACTTCGAAAAGGCGCTCCAGGTCGGCCGTCCGCCCAACGTCGTGAAGCTCTTCCCGAACTCGCGGGCGCTCCTCGTCAGCGGCAAGGTGATCGATCAGGCGATGATCGCCAAGGGCAAGGCGATGACGATCGCCGCCAACGCGCGCAACTGGTTCACGATCCCCGGGGTGCTGCGCGCGGCCCAGCGCGCGAACGCGGCGGTCATCGTCGAGATCGCCAAGTCCGAGGGCGGGGCGGCCGCCTACTGCGCCGTCTCCTCGTGGAACATCGCGACCTTCGTCGACGGCTGCGCGAACGCGCTCGGCGTGACGGTGCCGGTGGCGGTCCACGCCGACCACTACGGCATCAAGAACGACACTGACATCGAGAAGGCCCGCGTCGAGATCCCCTCGATGTTCGAAGCCGGCACGACCTCGATCGCCATCGACGCCAGCCACATGCCGGACGACCGGAACCTGCTGGCGAGCATCGAGCTGAACAGGTACGTCCCGGCGTGGGCGGGGCTCGAGACCGAGCAGGGCGAGATCAAGGGCAAGGAGGGGCTCTCCAACAAGGAGGAGGCGGTCTTCCTCGTCGCCGGCCTCAACGCCCACGGCATCTCGCCCAACTGGATCGCGCTGAACAACGGCACGACCCACGGCATCGAGGCCTCGGACGCGGGCATCCAGGTCGGCCTCACGGCTTCCATCCACGAGGCCATCGCGAAGTACAAGGTCTCGGGGGCGCAGCACGGCACCTCCGGCAACTCCAGCGAGCGGCTGCGGCAGATCGCCTCCCAGACGCACACGACCAAGGCCAACGTCGCCACCGCGCTGCAGATGATCTCCTGGGGCGTGAAGGTCAACGACTACGGCAACGCGGAGCTGGACGCCAACGGCGAGTTCATCAAGGTCCCGGGCCAGGGCGTGACCGAGGAGGCCTGGGCGAAGATGGTCGCCTTCGCCAAGGAGAAGGGCTGGAAGAAGGGGGACTACAAGAAGCTCAACCTCCCCTTCGAGAACGTGCTGCTCGGCCAGCCGCGCGAGGTGCGCGAGCGCATGGCGCAGGCGGTCGAGGACTTCACCTACCACCTGCTCGTGGACGTCTTCAACGCCAAGGACACGGCGCCGCTCGGCGTCGAGGCGATCCTCAAGGCCGGCTCGCACGACCTGGGCCCGAAGTGCGCGCGCATCGAGGACCCGGCCGCGTGGACGCCGGAGAAGATCGCGCAGAAGGCGAAGGCGCTCGCCGGCGACAAGGGCCCGGCCGGGGACTTCTCGGACTAGCATCTCGCCTCGGGGGCGATGCCGATTCCGGTCGTCGCCAGACGGGTGCTCCGGCGGCAGGAGACAGCCGGCCGTCCGATCCACTTCTCCCCCCTTTGGCAAAGGGGGGCAGGGGGGATTTCGGGGCATGACCTTCGGGACGAGACACTAGCGGCGGGAGCGTGCGATGCGGAGAGTCTGCGCGTGGTGTAGGCGGGAGCTGGGCCGCGCGGGGAGCGCGGCCGACGATGCCCCGATCACCCACGGCATCTGCGGCGACTGCGCGCGGCGGGAGTTCTCGCCCCGCACGCTGCCGCTGCGGCAGTTCCTCGACCGTTTCGCGGAGCCGGTCTTCATCGTGAACGCGGCGACGCGGGTCGTGACCGGCAACGCGACCGCTCTCGCCCTGCTCGGTAAGACCCCGTCGGAGATCGAGGATCGTCTCGGCGGGGATGCCCTCGGCTGTCGGCACGCCGAGCTGCCGGGGGGCTGCGGCAACACCCTTCACTGCCGGACCTGCACGATCCGGCTCACCGTGCGCTCGACCCTGGACTCGGGCCAGCCCCATGTCCGCGTCGCGGCCTACCCTGACCTGCCGGCCCTCAGCGGCGGCAGGCGCGTCCGGTTCCTGATCACGACCGAGCGGATGGGCGACGTCGTGCTGCTGCGGGTCGACGAGGTCGCGGACGAGGGGCCCGCCCTCCCGGCAGCCGACGACGACGAGGAGGACGGCCCAACCTGCTGAGCAGGCGACAGACTATTCGTCTTTCGCCAGCCGCTTGGCGTCGGCCAGGTCCTTCAACCTGCCGGTTGCGTGCTTGTTCCTGAGTGCAGATGCGGCGATCTCGTAGGGCACCTGACGGCTCCAGGCAGGAGCCCTATGGTAGAGTCACGCGGTGCGCCTCTGGAGCCTGCATTCGCGCTGCCTGGACGCGCAGGGTCTCGTCGCGCTCTGGCGCGAGGCGTTGCTGGCGCAGGCCGTCCTGCTCGGACGCACGCGCGGGTACCGGTACCACCCCCAGTTGACCCGATTCCGCGAGACGCGCTCGCCGGCGGGAGCGATCGCGGCCTATCTGCGCGGCGTGCACGAGGAGGCGGCCCGCCGTGGCTATCAGTTCGATGCGGGCAGGATCGTCGCCGCCGGGCGCGCCGAGCCGATCGCGGTCACGCGCGGGCAGCTCGACTACGAGTGGGAGCACCTCGCGAACAAGCTGCGGGTGCGCGCGCCGGAGTGGCTCGCCGGCCTCGGCGCGCGGGCGCGTCCCGTCCCGCACCCGATTTTTCGCGTCGTGCCCGGCCCGGTGGAGGCCTGGGAGCGGATGTCTCGAGGCTGAGATCGAGGGAGTGGTTTCGAGAATCACCAGCCCAGGCACAGGGCCCAGGACGGGGGCGCCCGTGAACGGCCATAGGGAGCCGGCCCCGCGTGTGGCGCGTTGAGGAGGCCGGCGACCTGGCTGTCGCGCTCGCCGAGTGACAGCGGCTTCCATGGGAGCAGCCGCGGCGCGACAT from the bacterium genome contains:
- a CDS encoding uracil-DNA glycosylase codes for the protein MAVEPVNYQAIVGATDYPTFARLLRDSGCRRCALAANRTRIVVDRGDHRAGILAIGEAPGRQEDLAGRAFVGRAGRLLDELLREARIDPDADVLITNLVKCRPPANRVPRPDEVAACRPYLERQLRLVRPHTVLLLGATALRHFRPSAGVALGESAGRRFALEAWPGVAFWPLYHPAYLLRSRRKRPLALEHLERIRRKIPLPSPVPEGGTGRGGAPVARG
- a CDS encoding class II fructose-bisphosphate aldolase, with amino-acid sequence MANIPVKDFEKALQVGRPPNVVKLFPNSRALLVSGKVIDQAMIAKGKAMTIAANARNWFTIPGVLRAAQRANAAVIVEIAKSEGGAAAYCAVSSWNIATFVDGCANALGVTVPVAVHADHYGIKNDTDIEKARVEIPSMFEAGTTSIAIDASHMPDDRNLLASIELNRYVPAWAGLETEQGEIKGKEGLSNKEEAVFLVAGLNAHGISPNWIALNNGTTHGIEASDAGIQVGLTASIHEAIAKYKVSGAQHGTSGNSSERLRQIASQTHTTKANVATALQMISWGVKVNDYGNAELDANGEFIKVPGQGVTEEAWAKMVAFAKEKGWKKGDYKKLNLPFENVLLGQPREVRERMAQAVEDFTYHLLVDVFNAKDTAPLGVEAILKAGSHDLGPKCARIEDPAAWTPEKIAQKAKALAGDKGPAGDFSD
- a CDS encoding pyrimidine dimer DNA glycosylase/endonuclease V, with amino-acid sequence MRLWSLHSRCLDAQGLVALWREALLAQAVLLGRTRGYRYHPQLTRFRETRSPAGAIAAYLRGVHEEAARRGYQFDAGRIVAAGRAEPIAVTRGQLDYEWEHLANKLRVRAPEWLAGLGARARPVPHPIFRVVPGPVEAWERMSRG
- a CDS encoding metalloregulator ArsR/SmtB family transcription factor; this translates as MNATDRMAPAAARIEQKRIERAAEVLKTVAHPVRLRIVEILESGERSVTELKDLLGVTQPLTSQHLSQMRVRGVLGCRREGAQVYYSIADPGVVKVIHCIRRG
- a CDS encoding universal stress protein; its protein translation is MLKSYLVTVDGSDYSAAAVGYAIALARRASARITLLSVVDIVSLEGPFLADLSGIVGVVPYLDLQQQVRDALIEKARVILETHAATVRAAGLECATRSETGVVSRVICDAAASHDAIVAGRRGEHASWSGFLLGSTVEEVVRGCAKPVLVTPRQERPVTRILAAYDGSRTANRALGLAATLAAGLDLPLVVVCVSSDEREGRATLGEAESYLEPHRLRVKALLESGSPVEGILQVAQREACDLIIMGAYGHSRVRELIVGSTTDGILRAATDPVLLYR
- a CDS encoding sulfurtransferase TusA family protein, giving the protein MSTLKETVKPDQTLDARGMGCPMPLLKAKKAMEALGAGQVLEVLGTDPGSKNDFASWAGKTGNEYLGWEEPAAGQFKHYLRKKK
- a CDS encoding metallophosphoesterase, with protein sequence MFFLVITAIYTAIHTYLWWCVTRQLGLRGAGALAVGLFFALMVFAPFLGRLLRDGSAALSALEFVTFVWMGAALYLFGLNLCADLWNLAAAIGRHVAPGTPLPALGGPRLFLGIAAAAALIVGWSAIEAQNIRVRRLRVPTPRLAPGTPPVRVVQVSDVHLGLLAGERRLAGILRRVREARPDLLVATGDMLDAVGANLEPLAVMWRQITPPLGKYAVTGNHEYYTGIRGAVAFLGDAGFRVLRDETAAIPGVANLVGLEYVGPRSLQDPSVTQRPLAQLVAAGDPALFTLLLKHLPTGFEEEAAPLGVGLQLSGHTHDGQLWPFRWVVRLSFRHTAGVVRAGQGLLYVSRGTGTWGPPLRFLAPPEITLFELVPAGGDRNPP
- a CDS encoding potassium channel family protein; this encodes MRSHTAAHRKPDALVARLQFFVVALLLLILFWTLAFMAVEGRSFTDALYFTMVTVTTVGYGDIHPESTAGKMMAILTILTGTGLFGGMVASLTEVLLTRRERRVRAEKLNMVIGAFFAEIGNTLLVYFSDFDLRLEQIKGDLVVSGDWTDEQFHAVADRIRGYDYHVDAAQLDFEHLRGVLTSKRSFLLRLLENPALVEHELFTDLLLAVFHLAEELTHRHKLAELPPADQEHLGVDVQRIYGLLVHQWLDHLHYLKLNYPYLFSLAIRTNPFDEKASPIVTS
- a CDS encoding DsrE/DsrF/DrsH-like family protein; this translates as MAIVASKGSMDMAYMPLILASTAGAMDMECAIFFTFYGLQIIHKEHNKHLKVPPLANPAMPMPVPNIIGVLPGMTAMATMMMKSWMAKEKVPTIPALLDMCVEGGVKLLGCQMSMDVMGIKKEQLIDGVETAGAGTFLGYAAEAAITLFI
- a CDS encoding peptidylprolyl isomerase, giving the protein MIRSTLLLAAALLTVGATMAFAAPKVEKPTPPTKEELAKYEKARATITTKFGKIVVKFFPDVAPIHVKNFITLAEAGFYDGTPFHRVIPGFMIQGGDPSGNGTGGPGYTIPAEFSKVKKHTAGILSMARTNDPNSAGSQFFIMVAAAPYLDGQYSIFGEVVEGLDVVNKIVSVPRNQMDKPLEPVTMTSVTVAY
- a CDS encoding TIM barrel protein; this encodes MLGISSVYYSKAIADGGRLLDELAALGFDGVELEYRVRAETLRQMGRRPGREVPVFSVHAFFPNPGVAGSEGAGANAFLFSSSDREEREAAVRHGLATLEAAERLGARAVVLHLGRVPVDRELLAEYRRLAAEPGPVSPELRAAVSAVLAERERLTAAHLDAVLRSLERLNREAVRRGLLLGVENRYHPHEIPSHGETGAILREFAGGAVRAWHDVGHALNLERLGVGTQRQWLESYGPQLAGAHLHDIRGGDDHLAPGTGEADFAALLGHLPADALRILEIRPDVAREQVLGARDRLRALGY